The genomic region TGTTAATGTGTAAAGAACTCTGGTCAGTACAGGCCATTCATTGCTTTACTAGCTTTAGCATCCATAATTTTCAGGCTGGCCTGATGTTGTTATTAAGAGCATGGTATTCTCCAGCCAAGGGGTAGGAGCTGGTAGTAACTATGACCTAAATTAGTGTGTTTTTCACTGCAAAATTTTGCCCAGAACGCTgtttatgaaaagacaaaaatagtggTCACTGAGATGCTTGCTGTGTTATATTTTCTGCAGCTAGCCTtttatcatggagaaggcaatggcaacccactccagcactcttgcctggaaaatcccatggacggaggagcctggtaggctgcagtctatggggttgcacagagtcggacacgactgaagcaacttagcagcagcagcagcagcagcagccttttatCAATAATGCATGTGTTCTTGCTTAGAACAAAAGCTCATTTTAGGTGGTTATCCTTCCCTGTTGTTTTGCGATGCATCATTTCTGAAGGGTCAGTGATTTATTTATCTGCCTCCTTTGGGAACAGGAGATGTGGATGATTGTAGGGCTCTCTGCAGTATCTCAGTACTTCACGTGGCAAAGGGACCTTAAACAGGGCTATTCCAGAAGCGTGGATGGGGGGAGACTGGGCTTGCTTGGCATTTTTCAAACTTTAGATataactggggacttccctggtggaacagtgagtaaaactccacactcccaatgcaggggacccaggtttgatccctggtcagggaactagatcccatgctGCAGATAAGAGTTTgatgccacagctaagacacagcgcagccaaataaataaaaattttaggtgtaatgtattttatatatttatatataataaagatgAAATTTGTGTATAGAGCTAATATGTCTTGTATACCTCTATGTGCCAGTCCCTGTTCAACCTGCTTAACACATGTTAACCATTTTCGACCTTGTTACAACCCTGACATGTAGATACAGTTACTTTCCTCATGTTCTTATTGTTGATCTCCAGATGAGGAAGCCAAGTCCAGAATGGTTAAAGAGGTTTGCCCAAGATCCCACAGGTATTGAGTGGCAAAGCTGGAATTCGAACCTGGGAAGTTTGCACTTTCACAGTTGtgttatatattttctaaaagtacTGTCTCCCAGCCAACCCCCTTCTCCAAATGAAATACTAGACCAGTATGTAAAATAGCTTTTAAGAAAAAACAGAGCTGAGTGAGGTCCCTTGGTCCCCTGGTTATAGGTATGTATTGAGAAGCCGCAGGGGGGTGCCCCTTGGAgtactcattaaaaataatttttttttttttaatttggctgcctcgggtcttagttgcagcttgagGAATCCTTCGCTGCCGtgtgcaggctctctagttgtggcgagaggGCTTGGTTACCCCGTGTCATGTAAAATCTTAgtccccccaccagggatcaaactctcatcccctgctttggaaggtggattcctaaccactagaccaccagggaagtcccctccttgGAGCCCTCTTAAAAACTTCTAGACTAAAGCTGATTGAACTTGAaaattttgtgtcatttttaagAACCTGTAGCAGAAGCTATTTTCAAGTTCTTGTTCTATTTTTAGGTCGATGCTCGAAGTGACCGGACTGGGGAGGTCATCTTTAAGGACAACTTTTCATCTGCGATTGCTGGTGTGGTGGAGGGAGATTACCGGATGGAGGGCTGTCAACAGTTAATCTGCTGCTCGGTGGATGGAGAAAGTAAATCGGGACAGGAGAGATCTTTGAGAAGTCAGATTTCTCAGTCTGATTGGGTCAGAATCCCGGGAGATTCACCATAAAGTGTTTGTGTATCAAACCCTTTCGTCCTAATAAATTCACCTGAGTTGGGGAAATGAGAACTTAGGTTTTAAGACTAGGTCATTGATGACTTAAAAGTAAGACCTGGCTGTGCCTGGGCCCTCCCTCAGTcctatggtgttttttttttttttccctcctgtcaGTCCGAGGCTACCTGCCAGGCACGGCTGAGATGAGAGGCAACCTCATGGACGTCAGCGTAGAGCAGGACTTGATCCGAGAGCTGAGTCAGAAAAAACAGAACCTGTTGCTGGAGCTCCGCAACTATGAGGAAAACGCCAAGGTTGGACCTGATGGGATGGGCACGCGGGAGGCTGAGAGTGACCAGGAGCATGGGCAGTTGGGAAAGGAGGGTCTCTGCATCTGGCGGGGCGTGGGCTCCCCCTTCCCGCTGGTGGGTGGGCAGATGGCCCGGCCTTTCTGCCAGTGTCAGAATGAAGAGGGCACGTATCCTttaacccagcaatccctctgctgGGGAGCTCAGCCAGAGAGAGATTTGCACGACTGTTCAAACgcactgcagcactgtttgtagCAGGGAACAGGTGGGAGCGATGGTGACTTTCGGCCAGTCATAGGGagggtgctgctaagtcacttcagtcgtgtccgactctgtgcgaccccatagacggcagcccactaggtgcTGGGGAATATTAAGCAGCTCAAAAGAATGAAGTATATACATGTGGACTAATGTGGAAGGATGTCTGATATTATTGAGTGAAGGGAAGCAAGAATAGTGTGTTTAGAGTATCTTTTTCAAGCACAAATAACATAAACATGGACACCTGCAGAGACTCTGGGTctgctgttgtgtgtgtgtgtgtgtgtacgtgtgtacaTGTACTTATCCGACTAGCTGGAGGGTGAGCTGGGGAGTAGGATTTTAATTTGTCCCATCATGTATAACTGTTTGAATTTGCTACACTAAGTGAGTTTCTTTAGTCATTTAAAACAGAACAATACAGAACAATGTAAAAGgtgggtggcttccctggtggctcagtggtaaggactccacctgcctatgcaggagacatgggtttgatccctcatcggGAAGATCTTAGTGCCTCGGGGCACTTAAGCccaagcccgtgcgccacaactactgagtcagtgctgtagagcccgggagctgcaagtactgaacccgagcgccctagagcccgcgccctgcaacgagaagccactgcagtgagaagcccacacgccacaactagagaaagcccacacagcaacgaagacccagcatagccagtaaataatttttttagaatGTAAAAGGTGTGCTGGGGGGCAGTGGTCCCTAACCACAGAAAGGGATGAGGgtcttttcctttgggaaaaaGCCAGGTTAGAGCGAGAGCACTAATGAGGTGACTTCTCTGACGTTTAAAGACTCAGATGAATATAAGATACAGGGGATGTGTCTTCTGAAGCCAAATAGCTGTACTTAAAATTGACATGAGTTCGCTGTTCCAGGGACTAAGTTGGAAGTGGGGGGGCTGCGTGTTTTGCAGGCTGAGCTGAGCAGTCCACTGAACGAGGCTGATGGGCATCGGGGCGTGATCCCGGCCAACACCAAGCTCCACACCGCCCTCTCCGTCAGCCTGGGGAGCGAGGCGCAGGCCGCCCATGCCGAGCTGTGCATTTCCACCTCTAATGGTAAGGTGTTACTGACACACGGCTGGTGCTCGTTGGCACCCATGTCGTCTGGGAGCGGCTCTTGGACTGCTGCCTTCTCTCTTCCCTGCAGACACCATCATCCGAGCAGTGTTGATATTTGCGGAGGGCGTTTTTGCGGGTGAAAGCCACGTGGTGCACCCCAGTGTCCACCACCTCTCCAGCTCCGTCCGCATCCCCATCACACCTCCCAAGGACATCCCCGTGGACCTGCACTTGAAAACCTTCGTGGGCTACAGGAGCAGGTGACCCTTTGCACATCGCAGGTCATGTCCCGGCAACACTGAGAGGACAGTAGAATGTATAGATTTCCCCTCTTGCCATGGATTCTCTGGGGCCAGAGAAGCCACTTAATGGCTCTTTCTACCCAGGCAAGGTTTCCCATGACTTCTTATTTCTCTAATTTGAAAtctccaaaaaataaatgtaagtttGAAATGATTATTTCTGGCTTTAGTCAGATGATTTCATATTCACAGCAGTTCCAAAAGTATACTTAATGGATAATTTTGGCCACCAAGACTACAGGGGTTTAGATTCTGCTACATGACAGCGGTATGTAACCTCAGCCAGTGAAGAAAAACACTAGATTTGTGGAAGATAGAAACCTTTTCACATTCCTTTTTGGGTGTTGTAAACCCTGGGTGCGTGCATATGTATACACAGACTCACGCCTCTAAATCCCAAAACCCATTACTGTGGGACTTGAAccctcaattttttctttttctttttttttgaggcaGAGGTGGGGGGAAGAGAGTAGACAGTTTCTTTAGTGAAACCCTTAAGTAACAGCTTGATGACTCAGTAGTGACCTTATGTTTATCTGGGGGGCCTTTCCCTTTGAAATAACAGTCAACACAAACAGTTCTCTTCTATTCCGTTGGTTGGCCATAGCACCCAGTTTCACGTGTTTGAGCTGACAAGACAGCTACCCCGATTCTCCATGTATGCACTCACCAGCCCGGACCCTGCCAGTGAGCCCCTCAGTTACGTCAACTTTATCATCGCAGAACGGGCCCAGAGGGTGAGTGTGTCTGGCttttctctttgcaacccttttgCACTTTAGAATCTTTGACATTATTTCACAGAAAAGGGGAAATTACATGAGTGTGTTATTTGGTAGCAGTAAATATGACATGAAGGAGTTAGGTTGGAGTTGAATAGTTTACAACAAGTACCAAAAATGTTGCTAAAATAACTTCTcccattttgaaaaaattattcaaaaatatttatcttggCTAAtcaattcagaaatatttattttgaatcatTAATTCAAAGTTACTTATCTAAGCAATCCTTAGTCACAGGTGAATTCCTCTCAGTTTGTAACTCCTATTTTTTTGGTTagtccccggagaaggcaatggcaccccactccagtactcttgcctggaaaatcccatggacagaggagcctggtgggctgcagtccatggggtcgctaagagttggacacgactgagcgacttcactttcacttttcactttcatgcgttggagaaggaaatggcaacccactccagtgttcttgcctggagaatcccagggatggaggagcctggtgggctgctgtctacggggttgcacagagtcagacacgactaaagcgacttagcagcagcagcagcagcagtgggattgtCTAGATCTAGTGTTTTAAGAGGAGCCTGCATCAGAATGGAAAGAGAGTGGCCCTTGGAAATGGGAGTATTGTGGGGGTTCAAATGCTACCTTAACTAAGTAAATTCTTAGGGGTCTTGCGCAATTCCCCTCATTGAGGATAGTATTACCTCACAGGGGTCCCCTGAGGATTACATAATTGGTATAATAGCACTTTGTAaagtttgctaagtcacttcagtcgtgtccgactccgtgcgaccccatagacggcagcccaccaggctcccccgtccctgggattctccaggaaagaacactggagtgggttgccatttccttctccaatgagtgaaagtgaagtcgctcagttgtgtccgaccctcagcgaccctatggactgcagccttccaggttcctccgtccatgggattttccaggcaggagtactaagGACTAATAATACCTGTGGATTTTAACCTTGACTGGACTTTAGAATTCTCAGTGAGGCTTTTTAATCATGGAAATTCTCAGGCCCCTTAGTGGTCTGTGAAACTTGAAACTCTACAGGTGGCCCCTTCCAAAATGCCTCACAAGTGGATCTTATGTAGAACCTGTGTTATAAACCACtgtaaagtattattattatttatattgatttattcTTTACTTATAGTGTTGATGTTATCTCTGTGTGCGTGCAAAgttcatttaaatgttttaaaggatGGAGTGGAATGATGTTAAGCAGGCTATAGCCACAGAAGAGCTCTCATTTAAACAGAATTAGCATCTTACTTGAATCGTGTTTACATTGCATATAAGGTTATGTCTAAgtaggggacttctctggcgatccagtggttaagactctctgctTCACTACAGGGGCTcgggttcaatctgtggttgaggaactaagatcctcaatgccacacagtgcagccaaaaagtaaaactaaataaataaattaaaaaatttaaaaatacatgtctgAGTATAAAATGCATGCTATGGGACCAGATATAATTGTGCATGTTATTTATTACATGTTATACAAGAAAAAGGAGTGTGAGTAGTGTTTTCTTGGTGGGGAAAGAATTgtaattattgttgtttttttaaaccaagtaGTAAAACTAGAAAGAAGGGTAACTCTTAATGACCAtacttaaaaaatggaaattcatTTCACACTCTTCATCTTTAAGGTTGTTATGTGGCTCAACCAGAACTTTCTGTTACCAGAGGATACTAACATTCAGAACGCTCCATTTCAAGTGTGTTTCACATCCCTACGGAACGGTGGCCAGCTGTATATAAAGATAAAACTTAGTGGAGAGGTAATTTTTACTGTCATGGACACAGATTTCTCACGTAAATGTTTATAACACTCAGTGTTAAGCGAGGCGAGTGACACCAATCTCAAGGTCGTAAAACCACGTGTCTCAACCTAGACTGTTGGTGTTATCACCTCTGACAGGCGTATAATGTAGATGAGCGGGTTTTCTACCTCTCTCCCCCACTTCCCTTCACTTGTTTGTCACCTAGTTTGGGGTGGTTTAGGAATACAGAGGAGAACAAAAGGTTTTCATTGTTTGAATgattttgttgttccatttataagGCAAAaggattgattctttttttttggcctgttgCTAGAAATAACGTTATTTTCTTGAGGgttggactttatttttatttatcattgcATATACATTTATGTTCCAATAAATGTGTTGAACATGGGGAAGTTCAGGTACTGTTCCAGCTGCCTGAGGGTGCTAACTTGTCTTTTTTCCCGTGGATAGATCACTGTAAATACTGATGATATCGATTTGGCTGGTGATATCATCCAGTCGATGGCATCGTTTTTCGCTATTGAAGACCTTCAGGTCGAAGCCGATTTCCCTGTCTACTTTGAAGAATTACGAAAGGTGCTAGTTAAGGTGAGGGCACCTGGTGGATGAATTTGTGAGAACACAGTGTTCTAATAATGTTTGCAATATTTCTGTTAAATTAATGAAACTACAAATGTACACATATTACATGATAGTCATATCTTAaagaactttggaaaattcttaaactaaAAATTGAGCTAGTATTCGAGAATTCATGAGTTAAAGgatttcttttataaaagtgAGTGGTTAGCTTGAGCACCTGCTTTCTGTGTTGGTTTGGAAGGatacttgaaaaatatatatgttaacatTTTCCTTTGCCAGCCTTTCATCTTATCTGTTGTATATACTTTGCACTCTGTCTTAgtgctttcccaggtggctcagtggtaaagaatctgcctgtcaatacaggagacacgaatttgattcctgggtcagagagatcccctggagaaggaaatggcaacccactccagtattcttgcctgaaaaacctcatggacagaagagcctggcaggctgcaggccatggggtcgcagagagtcagatgtgacttatcGACCAAGCAACAACAGAGAACCCAAAACCAAAAGTAAGGCTTGTGATGGGTCCCCACTAATAACATCCCCATCCCAGACCTCTAAAATGTTAGTGTACGTGTGGCTTGGGCTCACAATGCTAAGATGTGGAAGAGCTTGACACAGAATGTAATTTTGAGTATTTCACTGAAGAGGAGGTGAAACAACAGAGGATAGTTAAGATAGAACAAGTGAATGGCAGAAAAAACAGGGCCTCGGTACAAAGAAGACAGTTCCTTCTCGATTTATTTAGTTTTCAGGAAGTTGGTGAGGCCTTTTAAATTCCTGGTGTTCATGGTTTCCAGGTGGATGAATACCACTCAGTGCATCAAAAGCTCAGTGCTGACATGGCTGATAACTCTAACCTGATCCGTAGTTTGCTGGTCCGAGCTGAAGATGCCCGTCTGATGAGGGACATGTGAGTATGTAACCATGGCCAGGACAGGTGCTTTTTCTTGCCACCTGTATCTCTAGGGCTCCCCATTTTATTCtctctctggcttttttttttacgGCAAAGAGATGTTGCTGGCCTTAGGCATTtgactgtgcttccctggtggcagttaggcttccctggtggctcagacggtaaagaatctgcctgcagtgcgagagacccagattcaattcctgggtcgggaaggtcccctggagaagggaatggctaccccctccaatattcttgcctagataattccTGGATATCTTCctgccagaggaacctggcaggctgcagttacggggtcgcagagtcagacatgactgagcaacaacaacaaaaaaaactagaGGGAAGTGACCAACCCctaaaattccttttttcttgatttatatttcatttagaaaCTGTCAGATATAcacggtttttattttttaaagccaagTTGGTTGACATGTAATTTATAATATACACGTAGAAAATGTGCCCTTTTAGGTTTACACTTCAGTAAATTTGGGGAAATTTGTACAATTATGTTGCTACTACCGAAATCAAGTACTTCTCCTAACCTCCAGTCCGTGGCAGCCAATGATCGAGTTTCTCTTCCTATAGTTTTATCTTTCCCAAActgtcacataaatggaatcagacaATGTAAATGGAAtccatataagtggaatcaaccttttgagtctggcttctttcag from Bos javanicus breed banteng chromosome 18, ARS-OSU_banteng_1.0, whole genome shotgun sequence harbors:
- the BBS2 gene encoding Bardet-Biedl syndrome 2 protein codes for the protein MLQPVFTLKLRHKISPRMVAVGRYDGTHPCLAAATQAGKVFIHNPHSRSQHLGAPRVLQSPLESDVSLLNINQTVSCLTAGVLNPELGYDALLVGTQTNLLAYDVYNNSDLFYREATDGANAIVLGTLGDITSPLAIIGGNCALQGFNHEGNDLFWTVTGDNVHSLALCDFDGDGKKELLVGSEDFDIRVFKEDEIVAEMSETEIITSLCPMYGSRFGYALSNGTVGVYDKTARYWRIKSKNQAMSIHAFDLNSDGVCELITGWSNGKVDARSDRTGEVIFKDNFSSAIAGVVEGDYRMEGCQQLICCSVDGEIRGYLPGTAEMRGNLMDVSVEQDLIRELSQKKQNLLLELRNYEENAKAELSSPLNEADGHRGVIPANTKLHTALSVSLGSEAQAAHAELCISTSNDTIIRAVLIFAEGVFAGESHVVHPSVHHLSSSVRIPITPPKDIPVDLHLKTFVGYRSSTQFHVFELTRQLPRFSMYALTSPDPASEPLSYVNFIIAERAQRVVMWLNQNFLLPEDTNIQNAPFQVCFTSLRNGGQLYIKIKLSGEITVNTDDIDLAGDIIQSMASFFAIEDLQVEADFPVYFEELRKVLVKVDEYHSVHQKLSADMADNSNLIRSLLVRAEDARLMRDMKTMKNRYMELYDLNKDLLNGYKIRCNNHTELLGSLKAVNQAIQRAGHLRVGKPKNQVITACRDAIRSNNINMLFRVMRVGTASS